A stretch of the Candidatus Binatia bacterium genome encodes the following:
- a CDS encoding KH domain-containing protein, with product MKELVQFLAKSLVNNPEAVEVKETQGDTASVLELKVAKEDLGRIIGKQGRTAKSIRTILNAAASRSNRRVVLEIVEEK from the coding sequence ATGAAAGAATTAGTCCAGTTCCTGGCAAAATCTCTCGTCAACAATCCCGAGGCCGTCGAAGTGAAAGAGACTCAAGGAGACACCGCTTCGGTCCTGGAGCTGAAGGTAGCCAAGGAGGACCTCGGCCGCATCATCGGCAAGCAAGGCAGAACCGCCAAATCGATCCGCACGATTCTCAACGCCGCGGCGTCCAGGTCGAACCGCAGGGTCGTCCTGGAGATCGTGGAAGAGAAATAA
- the groL gene encoding chaperonin GroEL (60 kDa chaperone family; promotes refolding of misfolded polypeptides especially under stressful conditions; forms two stacked rings of heptamers to form a barrel-shaped 14mer; ends can be capped by GroES; misfolded proteins enter the barrel where they are refolded when GroES binds), whose product MAAKIVKFNQDAREAILKGVNLLADAVTVTLGPKGRNVVLDKSFGAPTVTKDGVTVAKEIELEDKFENMGAQMVKEVASKTSDVAGDGTTTATVLARAVFAEGVKMVVAGHDPMSLKRGIDRAVGAVVDELKNLSKPTKDPKEIAQVGTIAANNDSTIGDVIAEAMNKVGKEGVITVEEAKGLETTLEVVEGMQFDRGYLSPYFVTDPERMDVVLQDPYLLLNEKKISSMKEILPILEQIAKTGKPFLIVAEDIEGESLATLVVNKIRGTLQCCAVKAPGFGDRRKSMLEDVGILTGGKVIAEELGIKLENVTLQDLGRAKRIVVDKDNTTIIDGAGKKADLEGRIKQIRAQIDETTSDYDREKLQERLAKLIGGVAVINVGAATEVEMKEKKARVEDALHATRAAVEEGIVPGGGVALLRASSVLDKLKVPEDEQWGVNILRRVLEEPLRRIAMNAGVEGAIALQKVKEGKGSFGFNAATEEYTDLMKAGIIDPTKVVRTALQNAASVAGLMLTTEAMVAEKPEDKSAMPHMPPGSGMGGMGGMM is encoded by the coding sequence ATGGCAGCAAAGATCGTTAAGTTTAACCAGGATGCGCGAGAGGCCATTCTCAAGGGAGTGAATCTGCTCGCGGACGCGGTCACGGTAACCCTGGGACCGAAGGGGCGCAACGTCGTGCTGGATAAGTCTTTCGGCGCGCCGACCGTCACCAAAGACGGCGTCACGGTCGCGAAAGAGATCGAGCTCGAAGACAAGTTCGAGAATATGGGCGCCCAGATGGTCAAAGAGGTCGCGAGCAAGACCTCGGACGTGGCCGGCGACGGCACGACGACCGCGACGGTGCTCGCGCGCGCGGTCTTCGCCGAAGGCGTCAAGATGGTCGTGGCGGGGCACGATCCGATGTCGCTCAAGCGCGGCATCGACAGAGCGGTCGGAGCCGTAGTCGATGAGCTCAAGAACCTCTCCAAGCCCACCAAGGACCCCAAAGAGATCGCGCAGGTCGGGACCATCGCCGCGAACAACGACTCCACCATCGGCGACGTCATCGCGGAAGCGATGAACAAGGTCGGCAAGGAAGGCGTGATCACGGTCGAGGAGGCCAAGGGGTTGGAGACGACGCTGGAAGTTGTCGAAGGCATGCAGTTCGACCGCGGCTACCTCTCCCCGTACTTCGTCACGGATCCCGAGAGGATGGACGTCGTGCTTCAGGACCCCTACCTCTTGTTGAATGAGAAAAAGATCAGCTCGATGAAAGAGATCCTGCCGATCCTCGAGCAGATCGCCAAGACCGGAAAGCCGTTCCTCATCGTTGCGGAAGACATTGAAGGCGAATCGTTGGCGACTCTGGTGGTCAACAAGATCCGCGGCACATTGCAGTGTTGCGCGGTGAAAGCCCCGGGCTTCGGCGACCGCCGAAAGTCCATGCTGGAGGATGTCGGGATACTCACCGGCGGGAAGGTCATCGCCGAGGAGCTGGGAATCAAGCTCGAGAATGTCACACTTCAGGACCTCGGCCGCGCCAAGAGAATCGTCGTGGATAAAGACAACACCACGATCATCGACGGCGCCGGCAAGAAGGCCGACCTCGAGGGGCGAATCAAGCAAATCCGCGCCCAGATCGACGAGACCACGTCCGATTATGACCGCGAGAAGCTCCAGGAGCGGCTCGCAAAACTCATCGGCGGCGTCGCCGTCATCAACGTCGGCGCGGCCACTGAGGTCGAGATGAAAGAGAAAAAGGCCCGCGTCGAGGATGCGCTCCACGCGACCCGCGCCGCAGTCGAAGAGGGAATCGTTCCCGGCGGCGGAGTCGCGCTGCTGAGAGCCTCGTCCGTTCTCGATAAGCTCAAAGTGCCCGAAGACGAGCAATGGGGCGTCAATATTTTGCGCCGCGTCCTCGAAGAGCCGCTGCGCAGGATCGCGATGAACGCCGGCGTCGAAGGCGCCATCGCGCTGCAAAAAGTCAAAGAAGGCAAGGGCTCGTTCGGATTCAACGCGGCGACCGAAGAGTACACCGATCTGATGAAGGCCGGCATCATCGACCCGACCAAGGTGGTGCGTACGGCGCTGCAAAACGCTGCCTCGGTGGCCGGACTCATGCTCACCACGGAAGCAATGGTGGCGGAGAAACCGGAAGATAAATCCGCCATGCCTCATATGCCTCCCGGCAGCGGCATGGGCGGCATGGGCGGCATGATGTAA
- the rpsP gene encoding 30S ribosomal protein S16, which produces MSVKIRLSRHGTKKKPHYRIVVCDSRFPRDGRFVEQIGTYDPKAASGIKIDREKMDSWIKRGAKPSQTVSELMKKTVQT; this is translated from the coding sequence ATGAGTGTAAAGATACGTTTGAGCAGACACGGCACAAAAAAGAAGCCGCATTATCGCATCGTCGTATGCGATTCCCGTTTTCCGCGCGACGGGAGGTTCGTCGAGCAGATCGGAACGTACGATCCGAAAGCGGCCAGCGGCATCAAGATCGACCGGGAAAAGATGGACTCGTGGATCAAGCGCGGCGCCAAGCCGTCGCAGACGGTTTCGGAGCTGATGAAGAAGACCGTACAAACGTAA
- a CDS encoding DUF507 family protein, which produces MSRLSENRISHLAHLIIDGIWKEDLADFPNEGRALTETKSILNEFFGGEDRLDDVVRQKIQSLSRYVVPGSREWDVLYRKYLEEELRKQRK; this is translated from the coding sequence ATGAGCCGGCTATCGGAAAACCGCATCTCCCATCTCGCCCACCTCATCATCGACGGCATATGGAAGGAAGATCTGGCCGATTTTCCCAATGAGGGGCGCGCCCTGACCGAGACCAAGAGCATCCTCAACGAGTTCTTCGGCGGCGAGGATCGGCTCGACGATGTCGTGCGGCAGAAAATCCAGTCGCTCTCGCGTTACGTCGTACCGGGCAGCCGAGAATGGGACGTGCTTTACCGCAAATATCTCGAAGAGGAGCTGCGGAAGCAGCGGAAATGA
- the ffh gene encoding signal recognition particle protein produces the protein MFESLTDKLELTFKKLRGQGKIRENNIDDALRDVRLALLEADVHFKVVKSFLEAIKTKALGQDVLASLSPEQQFIKIVHEELTALLGGEHVELELKGVPPQIIMLVGLQGSGKTTTVAKLALHLKNEKKRKPYLVPADIYRPAAIEQLKTLGRSLDLPVHDSDPSQSALAICREALEQAKRQFCDAMIIDTAGRLHIDQELMQELKVLQQNIQPQHIIFVADAMTGQDAVNQADGFSRELDLTGIILTKMDGDARGGAALSMREIVGKPILFSGVGEKPEALEAFFPDRLAARILGMGDVLSLVEKAQQVYEAKEIERLQKQVKKNQFSLEDFQAQLRQIKKMGSIGELLDMVPGARKLSQNVDFGQAEKELKRVDAIINSMTLEERRNPAILNGSRRKRIAQGSGTTVTDVNRLMKQFLEMKKMMQRMNKGGMRGPFNRMPIPFN, from the coding sequence ATGTTCGAAAGCCTAACCGACAAGCTGGAGCTGACCTTCAAAAAACTTAGGGGTCAGGGCAAGATCAGGGAAAATAATATCGATGACGCGCTCCGCGACGTTCGCCTTGCACTCCTCGAAGCCGACGTTCATTTCAAAGTCGTTAAATCCTTCCTCGAAGCGATCAAGACCAAAGCTCTCGGGCAGGATGTTCTCGCGAGCCTGAGCCCCGAGCAACAATTCATCAAGATCGTCCACGAAGAGCTGACCGCGCTGCTCGGCGGTGAGCACGTCGAGCTTGAGCTGAAAGGCGTCCCGCCTCAAATCATCATGCTCGTCGGTCTACAAGGGTCCGGCAAGACCACGACGGTAGCCAAGCTCGCACTCCATTTGAAAAACGAAAAAAAGCGCAAGCCTTATCTCGTCCCCGCCGATATCTACCGTCCCGCCGCCATCGAGCAGTTGAAAACCCTCGGCCGGAGCCTCGACCTGCCGGTGCACGATTCCGATCCGTCCCAATCCGCATTGGCCATTTGCCGCGAAGCCCTGGAGCAGGCGAAGCGCCAGTTCTGCGACGCGATGATTATCGACACCGCCGGGCGGCTGCACATCGATCAGGAGCTGATGCAGGAGCTAAAGGTCCTTCAGCAGAACATACAGCCGCAGCACATTATATTCGTCGCCGACGCCATGACCGGACAGGACGCCGTCAACCAGGCGGACGGCTTCAGTCGCGAGCTCGACCTAACCGGCATCATCCTCACCAAGATGGACGGCGACGCGCGCGGCGGCGCGGCTCTGTCGATGCGCGAGATCGTCGGAAAACCGATCCTGTTTTCCGGCGTGGGCGAAAAGCCCGAGGCGCTGGAGGCGTTTTTCCCCGACCGGCTCGCGGCGCGGATCCTCGGCATGGGCGACGTGCTGTCGCTGGTCGAGAAGGCGCAACAAGTTTACGAAGCGAAAGAGATCGAGCGCCTCCAGAAACAAGTCAAGAAGAATCAGTTTTCGCTGGAAGATTTTCAGGCGCAGCTCAGACAGATCAAAAAAATGGGCTCGATCGGCGAGCTGCTCGACATGGTGCCGGGCGCGCGCAAGCTGAGCCAGAACGTCGATTTCGGACAGGCGGAAAAAGAGCTCAAGCGCGTGGACGCGATCATCAATTCCATGACGCTGGAAGAGCGGCGCAACCCGGCGATCCTGAACGGCAGCCGGCGGAAGAGGATCGCTCAGGGAAGCGGAACCACCGTCACCGACGTCAACCGCCTCATGAAGCAGTTTTTGGAAATGAAAAAAATGATGCAGCGAATGAACAAAGGTGGCATGCGCGGACCTTTCAACCGGATGCCTATTCCATTCAACTAA
- a CDS encoding DUF507 family protein: protein MKIKPEQADRLAELILKSYRAKDLAVLKAQESVVRAKIKNIIVENFHEEEVIEEEAREMLSTHAGQVRQAGEMDQHKMFLLIKQKLAQKKGFVL from the coding sequence ATGAAAATAAAGCCGGAACAAGCCGATCGACTGGCGGAACTGATTCTGAAGAGCTACCGCGCCAAGGACCTGGCCGTCCTGAAAGCCCAGGAGAGCGTCGTCCGGGCCAAGATCAAAAACATCATCGTAGAAAACTTTCACGAGGAAGAGGTTATCGAGGAGGAGGCGCGGGAGATGCTCTCCACTCACGCCGGCCAGGTCAGGCAGGCAGGCGAAATGGACCAACACAAAATGTTCCTGCTCATCAAGCAGAAATTGGCGCAAAAGAAGGGGTTTGTCCTGTGA
- the groES gene encoding co-chaperone GroES produces the protein MKIRPLQDRVIVKRIEEEEKTKGGIIIPDTAKEKPQEGKVVAVGKGKLNEDGKVVPLDVKVNDRILFGKYSGSEINMDGEEHLIMREEDILGVIEK, from the coding sequence GTGAAGATCAGGCCTTTACAGGATCGTGTTATCGTAAAGAGGATCGAAGAGGAAGAGAAGACCAAAGGGGGCATCATTATCCCCGACACCGCGAAGGAAAAACCCCAGGAGGGTAAAGTGGTCGCGGTCGGCAAAGGGAAGCTGAACGAGGACGGCAAAGTCGTCCCCCTCGACGTCAAGGTCAACGACCGGATTCTCTTTGGAAAATATTCCGGCTCAGAGATCAATATGGACGGTGAAGAACACCTTATCATGCGCGAAGAAGACATCCTCGGCGTAATCGAAAAATAA
- a CDS encoding cupin domain-containing protein, which translates to MGKSELKSFGKADEVRTFPKGRVELIKIGGATIGRAVFEPGWRWATSVQPLAKTKSCEAPHFQYHVSGGLKVKMDDGAEFECRAGDVSLLPSGHDAWVVGNEPAVVVDFQGMIDYAKSK; encoded by the coding sequence ATGGGAAAAAGCGAGCTTAAAAGTTTCGGCAAAGCCGATGAGGTGCGCACGTTTCCCAAAGGACGGGTAGAACTCATCAAGATCGGCGGCGCGACTATCGGTCGCGCGGTCTTCGAGCCCGGCTGGCGCTGGGCGACATCAGTTCAACCTCTCGCCAAGACCAAGAGCTGCGAAGCCCCTCACTTCCAGTATCATGTTTCTGGCGGGCTGAAAGTGAAGATGGACGACGGCGCGGAGTTCGAATGCCGGGCGGGCGATGTTTCACTGCTTCCTTCCGGCCATGACGCGTGGGTCGTCGGCAACGAGCCCGCGGTCGTCGTCGATTTCCAAGGGATGATCG
- the rimM gene encoding ribosome maturation factor RimM (Essential for efficient processing of 16S rRNA) — MIALGEIVATHGIEGWLKLNPYNPNSPTLFSAQEIFLEKNGIRSPQRLQAAKPHKKQLLVRIEDVNGINEAEKWIGSIVSVAETNLPALSGDEYYYYRVVGLEVFDTQGNRIGRITRLTSTPGGDLYVVEGEAKEYLIPVTKEIVEKIDFTSGKIVINPPEGLLEL; from the coding sequence TTGATCGCCCTCGGTGAAATCGTCGCCACCCACGGCATCGAAGGGTGGCTGAAGCTCAACCCGTACAATCCCAACAGCCCCACCCTTTTTTCTGCGCAAGAAATCTTCTTAGAGAAAAACGGCATTCGCTCGCCTCAACGATTGCAGGCAGCGAAGCCGCACAAAAAGCAACTGCTCGTTCGCATCGAAGACGTGAACGGAATCAACGAGGCGGAAAAATGGATCGGCTCGATCGTTTCCGTCGCCGAGACGAATCTTCCCGCTTTAAGCGGCGACGAATATTATTACTATCGAGTCGTCGGCCTCGAAGTGTTCGACACCCAGGGCAACCGCATCGGCAGAATCACCCGCCTCACATCGACGCCCGGCGGCGATCTTTACGTCGTCGAAGGCGAGGCGAAAGAATATTTGATCCCGGTGACGAAAGAGATCGTCGAGAAAATCGATTTCACCTCCGGTAAAATCGTCATTAATCCGCCGGAAGGGTTGTTGGAGCTGTAG